From Equus asinus isolate D_3611 breed Donkey chromosome 14, EquAss-T2T_v2, whole genome shotgun sequence, one genomic window encodes:
- the NSUN5 gene encoding 28S rRNA (cytosine-C(5))-methyltransferase, producing MAVYGVAAAVLASVESRQGSIRGLVYASGFQNVKQLYALVCETRRYSAVLDAVIANAGLLQAEKKLRPHLAKVLVYDLLLGGGFRGGRGRWKRLLHRHEARLKAELARLKVHRGVSRNEDLLEVGCRPGPAVQVPRFVRVNTLKTCSDDAIDYFKRQGFSYQGQASSLEDLRALKGKCFLLDLLLPELLVFPAQTDLHEHPLYQAGHLILQDKASCLPAMLLAPPPGSHVIDACAAPGNKTSHLAALLKNQGKIFAFDLDAKRLASMATLLARAGVSCCELAKEDFLAVSPSDQRYRQVQYILLDPSCSGSGMLTRQLEEPGAGAPSKERLHALAGFQQRALCHALTFPSLQRLVYSTCSLCQEENEDVVRDALQQSPGAFRLAPVLPSWPHRGLCTFPGAEHCLRASPETTLTGGFFIAVLERVEVPGSVSQAEASAPELVPGSAPKRKKRRRKAVAAPSTLPCT from the exons ATGGCTGTGTACGGGGTGGCGGCGGCCGTGCTGGCCAGCGTGGAGAGCCGCCAGGGCTCCATCAGAGGGCTGGTGTACGCCAGCGGCTTCCAG AACGTGAAGCAGCTGTACGCCCTGGTGTGCGAGACGCGGCGCTACTCCGCCGTGCTGGACGCCGTGATCGCCAACGCCGGCCTCCTCCAAGCCGAGAAGAAGCTGCGGCCGCACCTGGCCAAG GTGCTAGTGTATGACCTACTGTTGGGAGGAGGCTTCAGAGGGGGCAGGGGCCGATGGAAGCGTCTGCTGCACCGGCACGAGGCAAGGCTGAAGGCCGAGTTGGCTCGGCTCAAGGTTCATCGAGGTGTGAGCCGGAATGAGGACCTGTTGGAAGTGGGATGCAGACCTGGCCCAG CCGTGCAGGTGCCTAGATTTGTGCGGGTGAACACTCTCAAGACCTGCTCGGATGATGCAATTGATTATTTCAAGAGACAAGGCTTCTCCTACCAGGGCCAGGCTTCCAG CCTCGAGGACCTAAGGGCCCTCAAAGGGAAGTGTTTTCTTCTGGATCTCTTGTTGCCAGAGCTGCTTGTGTTTCCTGCCCAAACAGATCTGCATGAACATCCATTATACCAAGCTGGTCACCTCATCCTACAAGATAAG GCCAGCTGTCTCCCAGCTATGCTGCTGGCTCCACCACCGGGTTCGCATGTCATCGATGCATGTGCTGCTCCAGGCAATAAGACCAGTCATTTGGCTGCTCTTTTGAAGAACCAAGG AAAAATCTTTGCCTTTGACCTGGATGCCAAACGCCTAGCATCCATGGCTACTCTGCTGGCCCGGGCTGGAGTCTCTTGCTGTGAGCTGGCCAAGGAGGACTTCCTGGCAGTCTCGCCCTCAGACCAGCGTTATCGTCAGGTCCAGTACATCTTGCTGGATCCTTCTTGTAGTGGCTCTG GTATGTTGACCAGACAGCTGGAGGAGCCCGGGGCAGGCGCACCTAGCAAGGAGCGCTTGCATGCCCTGGCGGGGTTCCAGCAGCGTGCTCTCTGCCACGCACTCaccttcccctccctgcagcGCCTCGTCTACTCCACATGTTCCCTCTGCCAAGAGGAGAATGAAGATGTGGTACGCGATGCCCTGCAGCAGAGCCCAGGAGCCTTCAG GCTGGCTCCTGTGCTGCCCTCCTGGCCCCACCGAGGTCTCTGCACTTTTCCAGGTGCCGAGCACTGCCTCCGGGCCTCCCCCGAGACCACGCTCACTGGTGGCTTCTTCATTGCTGTGCTTGAACGGGTAGAGGTGCCAGG CTCTGTCTCACAGGCCGAAGCATCAGCACCGGAACTTGTACCCGGCTCCGccccaaagagaaagaagaggcgGCGAAAAGCAGTGGCGGCTCCTAGCACGTTGCcttgcacatag